Proteins encoded within one genomic window of Halodesulfurarchaeum formicicum:
- a CDS encoding PRC-barrel domain-containing protein: protein MDAEPQEITNLVGREVYSKNGVFVGEVEDLRLDLDAEVVNGLAVSALNPTLFESEETGSKGVIVPYRWVRSVGDIVLISDVIERLKNDEDEENLLA from the coding sequence ATGGACGCAGAACCGCAGGAAATTACGAACCTCGTCGGCAGAGAGGTATACTCGAAGAACGGCGTGTTCGTGGGCGAAGTAGAGGATCTCAGACTCGATCTGGACGCTGAAGTGGTAAACGGGCTCGCGGTCTCGGCGCTGAACCCGACCTTGTTCGAGAGCGAGGAGACCGGTTCCAAAGGCGTCATCGTTCCCTACCGGTGGGTCCGGTCAGTTGGCGACATCGTGCTGATCAGCGACGTGATCGAACGGCTCAAAAACGACGAGGACGAGGAGAACCTGCTCGCCTGA